Below is a genomic region from Bradysia coprophila strain Holo2 unplaced genomic scaffold, BU_Bcop_v1 contig_207, whole genome shotgun sequence.
GTCACCGGATTCCTATTAGACGACGGAGCTGTCTATTTGCATCGCTTCGGCAATGCACTGATCCCATACGACATGCCAGCTCAACGATGGCTGTCCTGGcgtattttcgtaaaatcGGTTCGCCCGGAATATCTACCACCCCAACGGAATCATAAATCGTTTCGGTGAGACTACGGACGAAGTCTGCCCATATCGGGTAGTTTTGATGTCCTTTGAAATTCAGATTTACGAAGTAAATTGTGTAGAGAGCTGGACTCCAACtgacaaaattcgaatcgaattCCAACACACGCAACAAGTCCAATACGGATGTAAGGGCCAAACGATTGCTCCGATAAAATTCGAAAGCGTCGTCCATCAGCTGAGCTACGTTTGTTGTGTGGAATTCAGAAGCGTTTCGTAGAATTGCGTCGGAGAGGAGTTTGTAATTCCTTTCGTCGTACATAATTCGGTAATAGCCAGCAGCTCGCTTGCTGACTAATAAATAGTCATCAGCACTCAAAGAATCTACAGTTATTTCCCATGAACTGCTGTTCTGCAAAATCCATCCTTCGACTCGTGTATTTTCAAAGCCAGGATTATTGGGAGTGGCTAAATTGTATGGTATCCACCAGGTTGTGTTTGCAGGATTCGCTGGTTGAGTTCCATAATACCTTGCTTGCCGCAGTGTTACTTGACTGGCTTGTCGTCGTAATTCCGATCGACCGTTACGACTGGAATTCCTGCTTGTCTAGTCCATGATATCATTATTGTCCGAACGTCAACAGTGTCAGGAATAATACTTTCTGTTTCGGATCTAACTGCATCGTCTAGTGCGTCAAAGAGTTCTTCTTCGCTGCGTTGGAGTACGCactgaaaattcaaacattGAAAGAAATCAATTCGGAATGAATATCCGGCCGCATAATACTTGTCTTCCAGGTACGAACGCACCGCTCTCATGAAAGTCTCCTCTCCAAACATAAACCAAAACATTCTCAATACTGCTGCAcctacagttaaaatttcgacTGAAATTATTCTATAAATTAAAATGCTCCGAGAAATGAGAGACCTTTGCTGTACGCTACTCTATTAAAATGTTCGTCGATATCATACGGACGTTCAACGTAGTACGTCATAGGCCGAGTATTTGTAGTTGCGTCAGCAAAGAACATTAATTGGGCCACCTCAACCACAAAATAGTCCATCATTTGCCAGTCTGGATGTACCTAGATTTGTGCAGAATAACATCTGGTGAGGTGAGGACGGACATTCCCACGCCTGATACGTTCCCCATCAAACCATTCAAACGAAACTCACGGTGACGGGAAAAATCTCCAAGTGTATTATCGTTGCagcggcgataatatcgtttcatggacgataatatcgccgattgaaacgatattattggttcagaaaacgatattatcgtccggaaaacgatattattgtcgtctgatacgataatatcgtatcaaaaacaataatatcgtttcaatcggcgataatatcgtttcacgggtgatattatcactgcagaaacgataatatcgttgcataaaacgatattatcgtcgcaaaaacaataatatcgtttcaatcggcgataatatcgtttcatggacgataatattgtttcacgggtgatattatcactgcagcaacgataatattgttgcatgaaacgatattatcgtcgcaaaaacaataatatcaaagcacctagcagggtaatagaggtttttacacgtcaaatagagtagtattttgataccaataataccattagcagccttaatggtaattttgcaatgacattaagaaaaaaaaggtatggaaatattcgcatacttcgattaaagtactactctatttttttctactaccctgctaggtgctttgataatatcgtttcaatcgtCGATAATATCATTTcaaggacgataatatcgtttcacgggtgatattatcactgcagaaacgataatattgttgcatgaaacgatattatcgtcgcaaaaacaataatatcgtttcaatctgcgataatattgtttcatgggcgataatattgttgcagaaaacgatattatcgtgcggaaaacgatattattgtcgtctaatacgatattatcgtcgctcggacgataatatcgtttcatgtgcgataatattgttgcacggacgataatattgttacagaaaacgatattatcgtccggaaaacgataatattgtcgtctaatacgatattatcgtcgctcggacgataatatcgtttcattagcgataatatcgttgcacggacgataatattgttacagaaaacgataatattgtcgtcaaatacgatattatcgtcgctcggacgataatatcgttgcacggacgataatattgttacagaaaacgatattattgtccggaaaacgatattattgtcgtctaatacgatattatcgtcgctcggacgataatattgttacagaaaacgataatatcgtcacagcgacgatattatcgtttcaaacacgatattatcgtccccgACGATAATACACTCGGAGAATTTTCCCTAGCCCGAAACTCACCAAATCAACGcccaaatattcaaaaaaagtAGCGAACCCTTCCTTCATCCATAGATACGTGTACCACCTTAGAAAACGATGCACTCAATTACATCTTctagagaaaagagaaaaatcatgTTACCGGCGGAGTCACCAATTCCCAAACCAAGAATGGGAAATACTGTGTGAAAGTGTCCTCAGTGACCCTGTAGATCTCGTATAGTAGTCGGGCTGCTTCATCAAAAAGTGTAGAAAATTCACTGCAAAGAAGGCATTTCAAAGTCGCATGAAAGGCGAATAAAGAGAAGAATTTACTAGGATGCAATCAGGCCCCAATTCCCCTTGGCACCATCTACTGGAAAGCTATCAACGACAGTTTGGATTAGTAAACAAAATTCCGTTTATGACAATGCGTGTATGGCCTACCTCGGAACGGCCACATGATCCATTTTCGGCAGCGAGTACTCAATACCAATATAATCGGTTAATGCATCAATCAACAGCTCGCCAGCTTCTAACGGTAATGCCGTTGCATTGATTGCTGTCGACCGTGAAAATATGCGCTGTGGTACTGATCGAGGTGGTGTGCTCGTTACATTCAGGAAATCGGATACGTGAAATGCAACGAGATAAGTTGACATAAGTGGAGTGGTTTCGAAATGTGTGGTAACAGATCCATCAGGGCTATTCCATTGGTTAgattaattcattttcgtttgttcGAGTGTAAGACGTCCTAGCGCCAGATATATGTGACTCACTTCATGGTTTCCGAAAGTGCTGGCATATTTGAAATGGCAGAGTAAGAGGAGTCGTGAGTGATGCGAATggtaaaattggattttagCGATGGTTCGTCATAGGCATGGAAATGCGCTGCGAGCAAAAGTTGCTTCGAATTGGGTAGAGGCAAACCAAACTCTTGCATTATTTACATTGTTACGAACTGCGATAGAATCCACTGTAATCGTTCATCGTTCCCACATAATCGATATCGACGAAATATCTCATTCCCTCCGTCAAATTAACTCCGGTCATTGGTATGGTCAAGAATGTATAAGTTCTATTGTACGAGTAAGCTCCAATTGGTACTGGAACCTCACCGGCTGCAGTTACTACTCTGACGCTATCAACTTGTGCAACATTATGATGTATCCGAAATGTAATCCGTGGAATCAACAGCCCACTATTCCGATTCGTACGgaaccgaaaaatgtgggatTGCCTTCGTGGATCCACGTTCTTATACTGAGATCGTAGGTTTCTGGCCGTGTATTATTTGGCAGTCGATATGTGGTAAAATTTTGACCAAATGTTGGTGTAACAAACACTGTTACAACCAGTGCTAGTAGGACTTGTAACATCTTGTTCCGATAAAGCGTTGAACTGAACTATTGCCGATTCGAATGGCAGAGACTGTTTATATAACGTgaagcaaaatgaaaacaagaTTAGCATTTTTTATCATACGAAATGAAGAAATGTGCGATACGAGGGGCGAGGACACTTCAAAACACAAACCGAATTTCTAATTTGCTAGAAAATTTTCGGAACCTCTATGACACACAGAGTCGATGACCAGTTAACAACGGTAACAATGGATAGTTTCTGAAGCACAGTTCCATAACCAAatcattcataaaaactttgagaaaaaatCACAAGAGCAATGTCAAGGTGTAATTCTCTTGCATTTATAACACTGTGAATGACCTATGGTGTCCGTCACATCAAACATTATTATCGTTAAATTATCGTCTACCGATATAGACGGGGAATTGCAAGATAACCGAAATAGTATCTCGCACAAGTGCattgtttttatgtttatcattttcacgTATGTAAACGCTCTACTATCTCCATATATACTAAATTTCGGTTTCAACGTTTTCCACCACTCATACACTTCGTCTGACTTAGTGCAGAACTAAGCGAGTGTGAGTGCTGAACTGAATTTGTTCGTAAGACCATCCtaccaaaatgtatgttgaaaTTTATGAGGTAAAAAGATTGGATAACTAGTGAAACAATGTTTGCCATCTTCAGACATGTGTTAGAAAGGCTCACCTATGATTCGATTACGTTTGATAtgtaacaaaatgtaacaaatttcCTTGACAAAGTAATACCTCAGAATGa
It encodes:
- the LOC119075419 gene encoding endoplasmic reticulum aminopeptidase 1-like, translating into MNPDGSVTTHFETTPLMSTYLVAFHVSDFLNVTSTPPRSVPQRIFSRSTAINATALPLEAGELLIDALTDYIGIEYSLPKMDHVAVPRWYTYLWMKEGFATFFEYLGVDLVHPDWQMMDYFVVEVAQLMFFADATTNTRPMTYYVERPYDIDEHFNRVAYSKGAAVLRMFWFMFGEETFMRAVRSYLEDNAYSNAAKKNSLTH